The Chloracidobacterium sp. DNA segment CGGCGCCATCGCCGCCGAAGACCGTGAATTTCCGCTCTACGACGAGATGCGCGCCGAGTACCTCCGTCCGCTCAAGCAGGCGCGCGGCATCGCCTATGGCATCGCCGCCGTCCAGGAACGGTATGAAAACTACTGCGCCATGACGATTGACTACGACGCCGGACGGCTGCTGTGGACGTGGGCCGACGGGCAATGTTCATGGGAAAGCCTGCTGGCGATGACGGAGGCTGTCGAGGGCGATGTCGCCCGCCTATTGCTGCGTACGTCGGATGTGCTGGGACAGCTAGCCGGCCTGTCGGCCTCGCACCCCAAACTTGCCGAACAGGCCCGTGCGGCTATTTACGCTATTCGCCGGCCGCCGGTTGATGACTAAACCATGGCGGACGGACGCACACCTCGTGTCCTTGATGTCGGCTGCGGTCAGCGCAAGCAGCCGGGCGCGGTAGGTTTGGATCGTATTCCGCTGCCTGGCGTGGATGTCGTTCACGACCTCGACGCACGTCCCTATCCCTTCCCGGACAACACTTTTGACGAAATCTATGCGCGGCACGTCATTGAGCATGTCGCGTCCGTGCCGGAGTTCCTCGCCGAGCTGCACCGCATCGCCGCGCCCGGCGCACGACTGTACATCGCCACGCCGCATTACTCATCACTTGGTTCGTGGAACGATCCGACGCACCGGTGGCACTTCAGCGCCTACAGCTTTGATTACTTCGCCGCTGGCCATCCGGGCGCATACTACGCCGGCGGCGGCTTTCGCGTAGTGTCCATCGAGGTAACGTTTCTCCGGCTGTGGCGGCTGGTGGGCGTCGCTTGGCTCGTCAACGCCGTCAATCGGCGTCCGCGCTGGCGAATTTTTCGCAAGACGTGGGAAGAGTACCTAAGTTTTCTCATCCGCGCGCGTGACATCCACGTGACGCTCGAAGTCGTCAAGCCGGACGCGCCGCCGCCTGACTTGCAGAATCGCGGCTGAACCGTATAGCCTCTGCGCCACGCCGAACGACGGCGCCTTGGCGTCGTCGGGTGACTTGCGCGGGCGGGTGTATGGCGGCATGAAGATCGGACGGCGGCTTGGATACTTCGGGTGGATAGGGCTGGCGTTCCTAACAGGCGCGGCGACAGCACAGGAAATCCCGCTGCCGCCCGCGCCGCCTCGCGATCTCGCGTTCCCACAGCCTGTCGCGCCGGGCGAGGAGCCACCGCCGGAGTGGGTTCGGGCGCTGACTGAACGCGCAGAGAACTACTTTGTCCTGGGCGCGCGCGCCTTTGACGCCAACCGTTCCGAGTCGGCGCGTGAATACTTCAACTTGGCGTTGGACGTGCTGCTTGAATCGCAGGTCGGCGTGCGAGCGCATCCGGTGCTCTACGCCTACTACCGGCAGTTGATTGAGCGCATCCGCTATTATGACCTGCAAATGCAGCAGACGGAAACGGGTTGGGGCGAACAACGGTTTACGCCCTCGCCGCTCGACCTGCTCCAGGATGTCGTCGTCTCCGACGCGGACATCGCCGACGTGGAAGTGCGCGGCGAACTGGACTTCACGGCTGTCGCAGCGACGCCGGAAGTGCGGCGTTTTCTGGCGTACTTCACGCGCGGTGCCGGTCGCCCCACCATCATCGCCGGCCTTCGGCGTAGTGGGCGCTACCTCGACATCGCCCGCCGCATCTTCGCCGAAGAGGGCGTTCCCCAAGACCTCGTGTGGTTGGCGCAGGCGGAGTCCGGTTGGAGTCCAAACGCTCTGTCGCCGGCGGCGGCCTACGGCATCTGGCAGTTTATTCCCTCGACGGGCGCGCGCTTTGGTCTGACGCAAAACGCTTGGATTGACGAGCGCGGCGGGATTGAACAGCCGACGCGCGCCGCCGCGCGCTATCTCAAGTGGCTTTACCGACGTTTCAATGGCGATTGGCTGCTGGCGATGGCGGCCTACAACTGCGGTGAAGCCAACGTCGAGCGGGCGTTGGCGCGCAGCCGTTATAGCGACTTCTGGTCATTGCAGCGGCAGGGTCTGCTGCCGCGTGAGACGCAAAACTACGTGCCGATCATTCTCGCGATGATTCTCATCGCCAAGCATCCCGAGCTGTACGGCTTTCACAACATCCCGCGCGAAGCGCCGCTGCGCTATGACGTGTTGCCGGTGACGGCCGCCGTTGACCTGCGCGCCGTGGCGCAACAGGTCGGCGTCTCGCCGGAACTGCTACGCAGTTACAACCCAGAGCTGCTGACCTACACGGCGCCGGCTAACTACCGCCTGCGCGTCCCGCCGGGGTTGCGCGCCGGGGTGCAAACGGCGCTTGTAGCAATGCAGGCGACGCCGCCGAAAACCGGCGGTGCCGTGCGGACACGCTTGGCGCGGCGGAAACGTTCGTAGTTGGACACTCGATGCCTCTCCCGGCTGACTGGCCCGAAGTTTTTTCGACGGCGCTTCCGGCGGAAACCTGCGCCGTTCTTTGCCTTGCGACGGCCGACGGCGGCGCTCGCCGCCTGACCATTGGGACGGCCGACGCTGCAACCCGTTTTCGGTTCGGCTCGGCGACGAAGCTCCTAACGGCGCTGGTCGCCTGCGCGCTGGCGGGCGAGGGACGACTGACGTTGGATGCGCCGCTGTCACCTTCCACGTCCGTCACGCTGCGCCATCTGCTGACCCATACGGCTGGACTGCCGGACGCGCCGCTGCCTGCCTTGGTTGATCCGTCGGCGGTGTTGGCGTCCGTTTGGCTGCCGCCGGGCGTCGTGTTTTCCTACGCCAATCTCGGCTTCGCCGTCGCCGGCGTTTGGCTTGCACAACTGACCGGGCAGCCCCTGCGCGAACTGGTTCAGCGGTATGTTCTGACACCTTACGGGATGTCCACGGCGGTTTTGGACGAAGGGCCGACGGCGGCGGCGGGTGGCTTGACAGGGACGGCGGAAGATGCGGGCAGGCTGCTGACTGGCCTGTTGCGTCATCCAGCCCGGCTGGCGTCCCTTCTGGAAATAACGGTCGCCGTACCGAGCCGTCCGGCGATGGTCGCTGGTCTAGGCTGTTTTTCGCGCCAGCGAAACGGCGTGCGCTTGGTTGAGCATGAGGGCTTCACCGGCGACGAGGCCTGCGTCGTGTGTCTTGTTCCAGAGGAAGGCTGGGGTTACGCCTTGCTGACCAAAGCGTGGCCGCAGCCTCTGCGCTGGACGCTGGAGCGACTCGAAGCCGCTTGGTTTGGACCGTCGCCGGTGACGGCCGATGTAAAACCAAGGCGGATATTGCACGCGGAACAGGCGTGCTACGTAGGCGAGTATGTCAATGACTCTCGACGGTTGCGCATCGTCGGTGGGGCGGATACGCTCCACCTTGAGCGGTGGGGCGTCCGAGTTCCGCTGGTTCAGTACGCGCCGCACCACCTCGCAGTCGCTGTACCGCTGCCGAACAAACCTTCGGACGTGATGGTGGTGATGGACGATACCGGGCAAGCGATGTGCTTGTATCCGTTTGGGTCACTGCGCGCTCTGCGCCGGGTTGTTTCCCAACCGTGGGTGCGCAGCGGCTGAGTGTTTTCTCAAGCCCTGACCCGATGGGGCGTGGGCAAAACCTAAGCCTTATGTTTTAGACGTTTCAAGCACGACTCGGAAGCCACGTCCCTTACCACTCGACCCGTCGCTTATCGTTCCTAGGGTCAAACACACCAACTTTCTCGCCTATTCTCGTGAAACGTTTTCTTGTTGCTTGCTTGATGCTTCCAGAGCATTTTCCGCGTAAAAGCCTACCCGAAACCGGCGACACAGAGAGCTGTCGGGTTGCACAGCTATGATTTGGAAGCGGCTGTCTTGCTCGTATCGCTCTCCCGGTCAGTTATTTTTAGACGGGCTTCAAATGGTGAGTCATGGATCCGAAAGTTCTTATAACTGTCTTCGGAACAGTGTTTCTCGCGGAGCTTGGAGACAAGACGCAGTTGGCGACGCTCCTCTTCGCATCCCGACCAAATGCGAATTTGGTCGCCGTCTTTGTAGCCGCCTCCATGGCGCTCATCGCCGCCACGGCCATCGGCGTACTGGCCGGTGCCGTCATTGCGAAATATATTGAACCCAAGTACTTGAACTATGCGGCCGGAATCGGGTTCATGCTCATCGGGATTTGGACGCTTTGGAAGGCGTAAGGGGGCGTCGCTGCCTGTGTTCACCGACGCTTCGCGGGTCGCCTCCTGAGGCTCTGTAACCACTGTCCGTCGCCGTCAGCAGCAAGGTAGGCTCATTACGTTTTTCTCGGAAAGCGCCCTAATCTTCTGATAGTTCCAGCCATTCGGGATGCCGGACAGCATGCTCGGCGATTTCTTCAAAAACGGCCTCCCGCGCCCGCGTCGGTCGCCAACCATAACTTGTCTGGGCAAGCGTCGTGTCCAGGACCAACCATCCGACATCAAACGGGCGCGGCGTCAGGTCAGCTGTCACCTCGTGCGCTCCAAACCGGTCGGCGCACCACGCGCTTAGTTCCGCCAGCGAAAAACTGCTTGCCAGCCCGCCCCCAACGTTCACCACACGCGGCAGGTCGGGCGCTTGCTCGGCGCGCATCTGACTGACGAGCAAGTTTGCCAAATCGGCCGGGTGCAGACAGTCGCGCACCTGCCGACCCAGCCCATCAAAGCCGATGTACCGCAGCGGTCGCCGTGCCGCGTAGGAGCGAATCCAAAACGACACGATGCCTTGGTCAGCCTTGCCAAACTGTTCCGCGCCGGCCATCACGCCGCAGCGATTGATGAAGACCGGAAAGCCGAACGCCGCGCCGTATTCAAGCGCCATAATTTCCGACGCCAGCTTCGCGCTCCCATACAGCGACAACGGCGGCGTCGTCGAGAAGTGCTCCGTCACGCCTTCGGCACTCAGTCCGGGGATGCTCGCCGCCGGGTCGGGCGCAAAACGTGTGGATAGGCTCACCAACGGCATCGCGCACAGCGCCGCAATGCTGTACACCCGGCTCGTCCCCAGCAGGATAAAACCGGCGTTCCACCGGCGGGCAAGCTCCAGCAGGTTGAGCGTCCCAACCAAGTTGTGTTCGACCAGTTGGCGCGCGCCGGTTTTGCCGTCCACCCCGGCCAGCACACTGGGATTGGCGGCGGCGTCAATGATCCAATCGCAGCGCGGCAGCCCTTCCACGTCGCTCCCCAGACGAATGTCGCCATGGATGACGCGCACACCCGCTGCACGTAACCGGCGGCGGTTGATTTCGCTGCCGGGACGGATGAGGTTGTCCACGCCAATCACTTCCAGATCGGTCAGCAGGTCGCGGAGCGTGCGGGCGACGACGCTCCCGACAAAACCGCACACGCCGGTCAGTAGAATGCGCATAAGTGCGTTCCCGTTTGAACACGACCCACCGCTGCCGGTAGAGTGAGAGCCAACGCTTCAACCCAATACCGCAAACAATGTAGCGAGAGGCTGAGAGGAAAGTACACGTGTCCACCCCGGTTTGCCTAGTCACAGGGTCGTCAGGGCTAATTGGCTCTGAAGTCGTTGAGTATTTCCACCGGCGCGGATTCATCGTCCACGGCATTGACAACAACCAGCGGGCGGTTTTTTTCGGTTCCGGTGGGGATACGCGCTGGAATCAACGACGGCTCGAAACGTCGCTGCGCCACTTTCACCATCACGAACTTGACATCCGCGACCGAGCCGGGTTGCTGGCGCTGGTACGGGAACTGCGCCCGCAGGTCATCATTCACACGGCGGCGCAGCCGTCGCACGACTTGGCGGCTCGGATACCGTTTGACGATTTCGACATAAACGCCGTCGGCACGCTCAACCTGCTGGAGGCGGCGCGGCGGTTCTGTCCAGAGTCGCCGTTTATTCACATGTCCACGAACAAAGTGTACGGCGACGGCCCAAATCACATTCCGCTGGTGGAGTTAGAGACGCGATGGGACTATGCCGACCCAGCTTATGCGCATGGCATCCCGGAGACATTTCCCATTGATCACACGCTGCACTCCCTATTTGGGGCGTCAAAGACGGCGGCGGACGTACTGGTGCAGGAGTACGGGCGGTATTTTGGGATGCCAACGGTGTGTTTGCGCGGGGGCTGTCTGACGGGTCCGAACCACGCGGGCGTCGAGTTGCACGGTTTTTTGAGTTACTTGGTCAAGTGCAACGTGGAGGAGCGGGAGTACACGATTTACGGCTACAAGGGGAAGCAGGTGCGCGACAACATTCATTCGGAGGATGTCGCGGCGTTTATGTACGCCTTTTATGAGCGTCCGCGGGTTGGGGCGGTGTACAACTTGGGGGGTGGGAAGGAAAACGCCTGTTCGATTCTGGAAGCGTTTCAAATGACGGAAGCTCTGACGGGCAAGCCGCAGCGGTATCGGTACGTCGAGCAGGCGCGCATTGGGGATCACATCTGCTACTACAGCGATTTGCGGCGGATGAAGGAGGATTATCCGAGCTGGAGCGTGACGCGGTCGCTACAGGATATTTTGCAGGACATCGTCCGCGCTTGGGAGACACGTCTTCAGAACTAGCTCGCTTCTTTGAGACGACGCAGTGAGTTAGCCCACCTTTGGCGCGCGGCGGCGTTACGCCGTTCTCCTGCAGGGTGGCAAGCCGTCGCGCACTA contains these protein-coding regions:
- a CDS encoding NAD-dependent epimerase/dehydratase family protein yields the protein MSTPVCLVTGSSGLIGSEVVEYFHRRGFIVHGIDNNQRAVFFGSGGDTRWNQRRLETSLRHFHHHELDIRDRAGLLALVRELRPQVIIHTAAQPSHDLAARIPFDDFDINAVGTLNLLEAARRFCPESPFIHMSTNKVYGDGPNHIPLVELETRWDYADPAYAHGIPETFPIDHTLHSLFGASKTAADVLVQEYGRYFGMPTVCLRGGCLTGPNHAGVELHGFLSYLVKCNVEEREYTIYGYKGKQVRDNIHSEDVAAFMYAFYERPRVGAVYNLGGGKENACSILEAFQMTEALTGKPQRYRYVEQARIGDHICYYSDLRRMKEDYPSWSVTRSLQDILQDIVRAWETRLQN
- a CDS encoding TMEM165/GDT1 family protein, which produces MDPKVLITVFGTVFLAELGDKTQLATLLFASRPNANLVAVFVAASMALIAATAIGVLAGAVIAKYIEPKYLNYAAGIGFMLIGIWTLWKA
- a CDS encoding class I SAM-dependent methyltransferase yields the protein MADGRTPRVLDVGCGQRKQPGAVGLDRIPLPGVDVVHDLDARPYPFPDNTFDEIYARHVIEHVASVPEFLAELHRIAAPGARLYIATPHYSSLGSWNDPTHRWHFSAYSFDYFAAGHPGAYYAGGGFRVVSIEVTFLRLWRLVGVAWLVNAVNRRPRWRIFRKTWEEYLSFLIRARDIHVTLEVVKPDAPPPDLQNRG
- a CDS encoding beta-lactamase family protein — protein: MPLPADWPEVFSTALPAETCAVLCLATADGGARRLTIGTADAATRFRFGSATKLLTALVACALAGEGRLTLDAPLSPSTSVTLRHLLTHTAGLPDAPLPALVDPSAVLASVWLPPGVVFSYANLGFAVAGVWLAQLTGQPLRELVQRYVLTPYGMSTAVLDEGPTAAAGGLTGTAEDAGRLLTGLLRHPARLASLLEITVAVPSRPAMVAGLGCFSRQRNGVRLVEHEGFTGDEACVVCLVPEEGWGYALLTKAWPQPLRWTLERLEAAWFGPSPVTADVKPRRILHAEQACYVGEYVNDSRRLRIVGGADTLHLERWGVRVPLVQYAPHHLAVAVPLPNKPSDVMVVMDDTGQAMCLYPFGSLRALRRVVSQPWVRSG
- a CDS encoding lytic transglycosylase domain-containing protein codes for the protein MASSGDLRGRVYGGMKIGRRLGYFGWIGLAFLTGAATAQEIPLPPAPPRDLAFPQPVAPGEEPPPEWVRALTERAENYFVLGARAFDANRSESAREYFNLALDVLLESQVGVRAHPVLYAYYRQLIERIRYYDLQMQQTETGWGEQRFTPSPLDLLQDVVVSDADIADVEVRGELDFTAVAATPEVRRFLAYFTRGAGRPTIIAGLRRSGRYLDIARRIFAEEGVPQDLVWLAQAESGWSPNALSPAAAYGIWQFIPSTGARFGLTQNAWIDERGGIEQPTRAAARYLKWLYRRFNGDWLLAMAAYNCGEANVERALARSRYSDFWSLQRQGLLPRETQNYVPIILAMILIAKHPELYGFHNIPREAPLRYDVLPVTAAVDLRAVAQQVGVSPELLRSYNPELLTYTAPANYRLRVPPGLRAGVQTALVAMQATPPKTGGAVRTRLARRKRS
- a CDS encoding NAD-dependent epimerase/dehydratase family protein, which codes for MRILLTGVCGFVGSVVARTLRDLLTDLEVIGVDNLIRPGSEINRRRLRAAGVRVIHGDIRLGSDVEGLPRCDWIIDAAANPSVLAGVDGKTGARQLVEHNLVGTLNLLELARRWNAGFILLGTSRVYSIAALCAMPLVSLSTRFAPDPAASIPGLSAEGVTEHFSTTPPLSLYGSAKLASEIMALEYGAAFGFPVFINRCGVMAGAEQFGKADQGIVSFWIRSYAARRPLRYIGFDGLGRQVRDCLHPADLANLLVSQMRAEQAPDLPRVVNVGGGLASSFSLAELSAWCADRFGAHEVTADLTPRPFDVGWLVLDTTLAQTSYGWRPTRAREAVFEEIAEHAVRHPEWLELSED